The Streptomyces noursei ATCC 11455 sequence GCGGTGGAGGGGCGGCCGGTGCCGCCCCTCCACCGCTTCGTGTGCCGCCCCTGTCGCCCGTCAGCGCTTGGAGAGCGAGTGCCCGTCCGGGGCCGGGGCCGGCGACGGGTCGGGCAGCGTGAAGCCCGGGGGCAGGCCCTGGGGCGGGGGCCCCACGGGAGGCGCGGTGAGCTTCGCCGCCGGGCGGGCCCGTCGCGTCGCGTCGCGGGCCTGCTCGTAGACGGCCATCAGTTGCTGGGCGCTGCGGTCGATGTCGTAGCGGCGCACCACCGGGGGCACGGGCAGCCGACCGGGCTCGGTGCGGCGCAACTCCCGCAGTGCGGTGGCCAGTTCGTGGACGCCGTGGCCGAAGCGGTGGGCGCCGGGGGCCTGGTCGTCGGGGAGGTCGTCGACGGCCGGGCAGCTGCCGTAGAGGACGTGCAGACCGGACGCCAGGGCCTCCAGGGTCGCCAGGCCGAACGCCTGGTCGGGGGAGGGGGAGACGAAGACGTCGATGGCCGACAGCATCCTGGGGATGTCCGGCCCGTCGCCGGGCACCGGGCCGTCCGCGCCGCCGTAGGCGCCGAGCAGGTGGATCCGGTCGCCGGAGCCGAACTGCCCGGCCATCCGCCGCAGCAGCTCCCGCTCCGGTCCGTCGCCGGCCAGCAGCAGGTGGACGCCGGGGAGTTGGGTGATCGCGCGGACCAGGACGTCGAACCGTTTGCCGGGCACCAGCCGGCCCGCGCCGCCGACCACGAACGCGTCGTGCGGCAGGCCGAGTCGGGCCCGGAGCGCGGCCCGGGCCGCCGGGTCGTAGGCGAAGCGGTGCGCCTCGATGCCGTTGGGCACCACGTGGATCCGCCGCGCGGGGACGCCCCAGCGGCGGAGTCGGGCGGCGACGGTGTCGGAGACCGCGACGGTGGCCGAGCCCAGCCGTTCGGTGGCCCGGTACAGGGTGCGGACGCCGCGGGTCAGCCGCCGGCCCTCGATGACCGCGTCGCCCAGCGAGTGCTCGGTGGCGACCACCGCCCGGACGCCGGCCATCCGGGCGGCGATCCGGCCGTAGACGCAGGCCCGGTAGAGGTGGGTGTGGACGAGGTCGGGGTCGGCGGCGCGGATCAGGCCGGCCAGGCGGCGGAGCACCGACAGGTCGCGGTTGCCGGTCATGTCGAGGTGGGTGACGCGGGTGCCGTCCGCCTCGATGGCCTCGGCGAGCGGGCCGGGGCGGGTCAGGGTGACGACCTCGCAGTGGGCGGGCAGCCGCCGCAGCAGCAGCCGCAGCTGCTGCGCGGCGCCGCCCACTTCGAGGCCGGTGATGACGTGCAGGACTTTCACCGGATCCCTCCAGGGGTAGCGGCCAG is a genomic window containing:
- a CDS encoding glycosyltransferase produces the protein MKVLHVITGLEVGGAAQQLRLLLRRLPAHCEVVTLTRPGPLAEAIEADGTRVTHLDMTGNRDLSVLRRLAGLIRAADPDLVHTHLYRACVYGRIAARMAGVRAVVATEHSLGDAVIEGRRLTRGVRTLYRATERLGSATVAVSDTVAARLRRWGVPARRIHVVPNGIEAHRFAYDPAARAALRARLGLPHDAFVVGGAGRLVPGKRFDVLVRAITQLPGVHLLLAGDGPERELLRRMAGQFGSGDRIHLLGAYGGADGPVPGDGPDIPRMLSAIDVFVSPSPDQAFGLATLEALASGLHVLYGSCPAVDDLPDDQAPGAHRFGHGVHELATALRELRRTEPGRLPVPPVVRRYDIDRSAQQLMAVYEQARDATRRARPAAKLTAPPVGPPPQGLPPGFTLPDPSPAPAPDGHSLSKR